From the genome of Halobacteriovorax marinus SJ:
TTACCTTTATAGATACCAACGAAGTAACTTTGAAGTAGCAGGAGATATTTATTCTACTATCTTTGGAAAGAAAGAAGTGAGACTAGACTCTGGTGCTGAAGATACAATTGAAGCTTTCACAGAAGTTGGTCTCAGATTTAACCCTGGATTAATTTTTGAGAGATTCTCTATTCACGTACTCTCTGCCTACTCTTCAATGACTGATTACAACACTAAGAATAGCTACTTTAGTCGCTATAGTGACAAGGGTTATGCTGTAGAGATTGGCCTAAAAATCAATTTTAAAATTTCAAACTCTCAAGGAATCTCATGGTTCTATTTAAATAGAGAATCATACTTCAACTCAATTGAAGAGGACCTCTCTAGGGCCATAGAATATGAAATAGACAGTGATGAACACAGATTAAGCTGGTGGTTAATATTTTGATAAAAACTTTTCTAATTATTTTTACATTAATATTCTCGATTTCAAGTCTTGCAAAGAAAAGATCGTGGTACAGCGATTTCGCAAGCCCAATTACTACTGACGCAAAATATATTACAATGAGTGGTGCAGCCGCGACGCTAATGGTTTATGCAAATAAGTCTAGTAGAACTTATCGCAAGAGAGAGTCACTAAAAGAAGCTCAACCATTTGGGAAGTACGGAATTATTGGGGATATCGCAGGACAAGGTTTTTTAAATACTTTCTATGCACTCGCCTACTTGGGACATGGTTACTTTGGAGAAAGTAATGAAAGTATGCAAAATGGTGAGCATATGGCCAAGGCTTCGATTTACTCAACCTCTCTCATTGTTGTTGGTAAGTTACTAGTAAGTGAAAAGAGACCTGGATATCCTGACGATGACGATTCATTCCCTTCTGGACATTCTGCTGCTTCATTTGCTTTTGCTTCTGTTGTAGCCGCTAGACATGGTTGGTACTGGGGCGGCGCTGCTTATGGACTAGCCGGTTTCATCTCAATTAGCCGAATTAATGATGACTTTCACTACCTGCACGATGTGGTTCTAGGTGCGACAATTGGAGCCGCTTACGGATGGGGTACCTACTATAACTATAAGGATGGTATGCCCTACTTCTTCTCCCCAATCATCGTAGATGATGGAGGAG
Proteins encoded in this window:
- a CDS encoding phosphatase PAP2 family protein, with the translated sequence MIKTFLIIFTLIFSISSLAKKRSWYSDFASPITTDAKYITMSGAAATLMVYANKSSRTYRKRESLKEAQPFGKYGIIGDIAGQGFLNTFYALAYLGHGYFGESNESMQNGEHMAKASIYSTSLIVVGKLLVSEKRPGYPDDDDSFPSGHSAASFAFASVVAARHGWYWGGAAYGLAGFISISRINDDFHYLHDVVLGATIGAAYGWGTYYNYKDGMPYFFSPIIVDDGGGINVSWSF